From the Conger conger chromosome 14, fConCon1.1, whole genome shotgun sequence genome, one window contains:
- the LOC133110587 gene encoding high mobility group protein HMG-I/HMG-Y-like isoform X4: protein MSDPSAKGNQAVSPKEKDGAEKRGRGRPRKQSKEPSGSPTPKRPRGRPKGSKKSHTTKSKKATGTTAEKRRGRPKKEEKEEQGDKASSEEEEEEEGEEQ, encoded by the exons ATGAGTGACCCAAGCGCAAAGGGCAATCAAGCCGTCTCTCCGAAAGAGAAGGACGGAGCCGAGAAGAGGGGCCGCGGGAGACCCCGAAAACAGTCCAAG GAGCCCAGCGGGTCCCCAACTCCAAAGAGGCCCAGAGGCCGTCCGAAGGGCAGCAAGAAGAGTCACACCACCAAGAGCAAA AAAGCCACGGGGACCACAGCGGAAAAGCGCAGAGGAAGACCTAAGAAGGAG GAGAAAGAAGAGCAGGGAGACAAGGCTTcgtctgaggaagaggaggaggaggaaggagaagaaCAGTAA
- the LOC133110587 gene encoding high mobility group protein HMG-I/HMG-Y-like isoform X2 — protein MSDPSAKGNQAVSPKEKDGAEKRGRGRPRKQSKEPSGSPTPKRPRGRPKGSKKSHTTKSKKATGTTAEKRRGRPKKEIFITPKPQLHSGLNAYSSVLLRCASAATRLSAVFSIHLHTAGGQQFTGLQFCCGF, from the exons ATGAGTGACCCAAGCGCAAAGGGCAATCAAGCCGTCTCTCCGAAAGAGAAGGACGGAGCCGAGAAGAGGGGCCGCGGGAGACCCCGAAAACAGTCCAAG GAGCCCAGCGGGTCCCCAACTCCAAAGAGGCCCAGAGGCCGTCCGAAGGGCAGCAAGAAGAGTCACACCACCAAGAGCAAA AAAGCCACGGGGACCACAGCGGAAAAGCGCAGAGGAAGACCTAAGAAGGAG ATATTCATTACTCCCAAGCCCCAGCTGCACAGTGGCCTGAATGCTTATTCCAGTGTCCTTCTCCGGTGTGCATCAGCAGCTACCAGGCTTTCAGCAGTGTTCAGCATTCATCTACATACGGCTGGAGGCCAGCAGTTTACAGGGCTTCAGTTTTGCTGCGGTTTCTGA
- the LOC133110587 gene encoding high mobility group protein HMG-I/HMG-Y-like isoform X3 — MSDPSAKGNQAVSPKEKDGAEKRGRGRPRKQSKEPSGSPTPKRPRGRPKGSKKSHTTKSKQKATGTTAEKRRGRPKKEEKEEQGDKASSEEEEEEEGEEQ, encoded by the exons ATGAGTGACCCAAGCGCAAAGGGCAATCAAGCCGTCTCTCCGAAAGAGAAGGACGGAGCCGAGAAGAGGGGCCGCGGGAGACCCCGAAAACAGTCCAAG GAGCCCAGCGGGTCCCCAACTCCAAAGAGGCCCAGAGGCCGTCCGAAGGGCAGCAAGAAGAGTCACACCACCAAGAGCAAA CAGAAAGCCACGGGGACCACAGCGGAAAAGCGCAGAGGAAGACCTAAGAAGGAG GAGAAAGAAGAGCAGGGAGACAAGGCTTcgtctgaggaagaggaggaggaggaaggagaagaaCAGTAA
- the LOC133110587 gene encoding high mobility group protein HMG-I/HMG-Y-like isoform X1: MSDPSAKGNQAVSPKEKDGAEKRGRGRPRKQSKEPSGSPTPKRPRGRPKGSKKSHTTKSKQKATGTTAEKRRGRPKKEIFITPKPQLHSGLNAYSSVLLRCASAATRLSAVFSIHLHTAGGQQFTGLQFCCGF, encoded by the exons ATGAGTGACCCAAGCGCAAAGGGCAATCAAGCCGTCTCTCCGAAAGAGAAGGACGGAGCCGAGAAGAGGGGCCGCGGGAGACCCCGAAAACAGTCCAAG GAGCCCAGCGGGTCCCCAACTCCAAAGAGGCCCAGAGGCCGTCCGAAGGGCAGCAAGAAGAGTCACACCACCAAGAGCAAA CAGAAAGCCACGGGGACCACAGCGGAAAAGCGCAGAGGAAGACCTAAGAAGGAG ATATTCATTACTCCCAAGCCCCAGCTGCACAGTGGCCTGAATGCTTATTCCAGTGTCCTTCTCCGGTGTGCATCAGCAGCTACCAGGCTTTCAGCAGTGTTCAGCATTCATCTACATACGGCTGGAGGCCAGCAGTTTACAGGGCTTCAGTTTTGCTGCGGTTTCTGA